Proteins from one Syngnathoides biaculeatus isolate LvHL_M chromosome 8, ASM1980259v1, whole genome shotgun sequence genomic window:
- the ssr3 gene encoding translocon-associated protein subunit gamma: MAPKVTMKQQSEEDLLLQDFSRNLSTKSTALFYANALIVSAIPIWLFWRIWHMDLVQSAFLYTVMTLASTYLVAFAYKNVKFVLKHKVAQKREDAVSKEVTRKLSEADNRKMSRKEKDERILWKKNEVADYEATTFSIFYNNTLFLVLVIVASFFLLKNFNPAVNYILSIGASSGLIALLSTGSK, translated from the exons ATGGCGCCCAAAGTCACCATGAAACAGCAGTCAGAGGAAGACCTTCTCCTCCAGGACTTCAGCAGAAACCTCTCGACGAAGTCCACCGCGCTATTCTACGCCAATGCGCTCATAGTTTCTGCCATCCCCATCT GGTTGTTCTGGAGGATTTGGCACATGGACCTGGTCCAGTCTGCCTTCCTGTACACCGTGATGACGCTGGCCAGCACCTACCTGGTCGCCTTCGCCTACAAGAACGTCAAGTTTGTTCTCAAACACAA GGTTGCTCAGAAACGCGAGGATGCCGTTTCCAAGGAGGTGACCAGGAAGTTGTCAGAGGCAGACAACCGCAAGATGTCCCGCAAGGAGAAAGATGAGAG gatccTGTGGAAGAAAAACGAGGTTGCTGATTACGAGGCCACCACCTTCTCCATCTTCTACAACAACACGCTCTTCCTGGTGCTTGTCATCGTGGcctccttcttcctcctcaAGAACTTCAACCCCGCCGT TAACTACATCTTGTCAATCGGCGCTTCCTCCGGACTCATCGCGCTGCTGTCCACTGGATCCAAGTAG